In Montipora capricornis isolate CH-2021 chromosome 4, ASM3666992v2, whole genome shotgun sequence, a single genomic region encodes these proteins:
- the LOC138047326 gene encoding adenosine 3'-phospho 5'-phosphosulfate transporter 2-like, translating to MMKSEIRPTKMRNNSSSDLQRSKLNHTTITIQSEKDKEENAGSQKELVVLGISLDSLPRAGQFSICCGGVFLFYLIYGYVQEWIFRTGMKSFGWFLTLVQFGFYTLFGLVETSLKSDKTRKIPLKTYSLLAFLTVATMGLSNTSLKYLNYPTQVIFKCCKLIPVMIVGIIIQGKMYRLVDYLACICMSVGLILFTLADSTVQPEFNRTGVVLISLALCADAVIGNVQEKAMKAHKSSNTEVVLYSYGIGFFYILIGDISSGEFWPAFKYYLQNPVQAFGLAFIFSISGYLGITFVLTLVRAFGALLAVTVTTGRKAATMVLSFIFFAKPFTIHYVWSGFIVLFGIFLNIYSKNEKLINAWVVQQRNKYTTFLHKQKRTPLMEMV from the exons ATGATGAAAAGCGAAATTCGTCCTACTAAAATGAGGAATAATTCGTCGTCTGACCTTCAACGAAGCAAGCTGAATCACACCACGATAACAATTCAAAGTGAAAAGGACAAAGAAGAAAATGCGGGAAGTCAAAAAGAACTCGTTGTTTTGGGCATCTCCCTGGATTCCTTGCCTCGAGCAGGCCAGTTCTCGATTTGCTGCGGTGGAGTGTTCCTGTTCTACCTTATTTATGGATACGTACAG GAGTGGATTTTTAGAACAGGGATGAAGTCATTTGGATGGTTTTTGACACTTGTTCAATTTGGTTTTTACACTTTATTTGGATTAGTCGAAACTAGCCTTAAAAGCGATAAAACAAGAAA AATTCCTCTGAAGACGTACTCACTTTTAGCATTCTTAACTGTGGCAACCATGGGCCTCTCCAATACATCCTTAAAATATTTAAACTATCCCACACAG GTCATTTTTAAGTGCTGCAAGTTAATTCCAGTAATGATTGTAGGAATTATTATACAAG GAAAAATGTACAGACTAGTTGACTACTTGGCTTGTATCTGTATGAGTGTTGGTTTAATACTGTTTACACTGGCTGACAGCACAGTTCAACCAGAATTCAACCGCACCG GTGTGGTTTTAATCTCTCTGGCCTTGTGTGCTGATGCAGTGATTGGAAATGTACAGGAGAAAGCTATGAAAGCTCACAAGAGTTCAAACACAGAAGTA GTGCTGTATTCATATGGTATTGGATTTTTCTATATTTTAATTGGTGATATATCTTCAGGAGAATTTTGGCCAGCCTTTAAATATTACCTCCAG AACCCAGTCCAAGCTTTTGGGTTGGCCTTTATCTTCTCAATTTCGGGGTATCTAGGAATTACATTTGTTTTAACACTTGTCAGAGCATTTGGTGCACTTTTGGCTGTTACAG TTACCACAGGCCGCAAGGCAGCAACTATGGTTTTGTCCTTTATATTCTTTGCTAAGCCTTTCACAATACA ttacGTTTGGTCTGGTTTCATCGTTCTATTCGGGATCTTCCTTAACATTTACAGCAAAAACGAAAAACTGATCAACGCTTGGGTTGTCCAACAGAGAAACAAGTATACAACCTTTTTACACAAACAGAAGAGGACACCACTCATGGAAATGGTTTAA
- the LOC138044978 gene encoding ATP-dependent helicase wrn-1-like, producing the protein MEDANKCIEEALDSLNICRQSQKIILKEQQERAVKELMSGNDVLAILPTGFGKSMVYTIFTLASQKMRSAKTCVLVIPPLKSLIDDQIVEMESLGCTALELKSDNVESIVKDPPQFIFSSAEKVLEKPFLNGLKSQTILHEAVSAIVVDECHTVESWTGKRNKQGKSGKPNQVFRGAYGKLSILRSMCKDGTPLLALTGTADVDTEKAIVTDLVMKNPVKVFVSPNRVNLRLSVNKVSRKDMLMQLDWVVDMIKEHGKETPKAIIFCDTLYSIASVWNYLMMSLGENAFHPKTSKKREHCVLGIFHSLSLKEYKQRLLTSFKNDGLKRVALATTALSMGVNFPNVRYIVNFGPPRSLLDFHQQAGRAGRDGLSSDVILYFYGQQLAHCDDDVRTFLKSTGCYRVASYMSFDPRIVPLLPSHECCSYCAMSCTCDSLNGCKGPKKLFESKSVVEPGILSDHGFRTVSDKDKAVLKDALSEVQRNVSHGTGSSAFGATHGFSQELISDVVEKCHKLFTIEDIKTNVPVFSNNHALSILEIINEVFNDINEHTLTDLQHNFDDDFTVAELGDLFESVTSSCVLRKVSLQLN; encoded by the exons atggaggatgCGAATAAATGCATAGAGGAAGCATTAGATTCTCTCAATATCTGCAGACAGAGCCAAAAAATTATACTCAAGGAACAACAGGAGAGAGCCGTTAAAGAGTTGATGTCGGGGAATGATGTCTTGGCAATACTGCCCACGGGTTTTGGCAAAAGCATGGTTTACACGATCTTTACCTTGGCAAGCCAAAAAATGCGATCAGCGAAGACTTGCGTCCTGGTTATCCCCCCACTCAAAAGCCTTATCGATGACCAAATTGTTGAAATGGAGTCGCTAGGCTGCACGGCTTTGGAACTGAAAAGTGACAATGTCGAATCCATCGTAAAAGATCCGCCACAATTTATTTTCTCCTCAGCAGAGAAGGTTCTAGAAAAGCCTTTCCTAAATGGATTGAAGTCACAAACCATTCTCCACGAAGCAGTATCGGCTATTGTGGTCGACGAATGTCACACCGTCGAATCGTGGACTGGGAAAAG GAACAAGCAAGGGAAGTCTGGCAAACCTAACCAGGTGTTTCGGGGCGCATACGGAAAATTGTCTATACTTCGATCAATGTGCAAAGACG GTACTCCACTCTTGGCCCTTACTGGCACTGCAGATGTGGACACTGAGAAGGCAATTGTGACTGACCTTGTCATGAAAAACCCAGTAAAGGTTTTTGTTAGTCCAAACAGGGTGAATTTAAGGCTGTCTGTAAATAAAGTTTCCAGAAAAGATATGTTGATGCAGCTGGACTGGGTTGTTGACATGATTAAGGAGCATGGAAAGGAAACCCCCAAGGCCATAATCTTCTGTGACACTTTGTACTCAATTGCAAGTGTCTGGAACTATCTCATGATGTCCTTAGGAGAAAATGCTTTTCACCCAAAAACATCCAAGAAGCGTGAACATTGTGTGCTTGGAATATTtcattccctttcattgaaagaatacaagcaaagactgttaacttcttttaaaaatgatgGATTGAAACGAGTAGCTTTAGCTACCACGGCACTCAGTATGGGTGTTAACTTTCCAAATGTGAGGTACATTGTGAACTTTGGCCCTCCTAGAAGCCTTCTTGACTTCCACCAGCAAGCAGGCCGAGCTGGAAGAGACGGGCTGTCATCAGATGTCATACTGTACTTTTATGGGCAACAGTTAGCTCATTGTGATGATGATGTCCGGACCTTTTTAAAATCAACTGGGTGTTATCGTGTAGCAAGCTATATGAGTTTTGACCCTCGTATTGTTCCCTTGCTTCCATCCCATGAATGTTGCAGTTACTGTGCAATGTCTTGCACTTGTGACAGTTTGAATGGTTGCAAAGGACCCAAAAAACTGTTTGAAAGTAAATCTGTAGTTGAACCAGGAATTTTGTCTGACCATGGATTTAGAACTGTTTCAGATAAAGACAAGGCTGTACTAAAGGATGCACTATCAGAGGTTCAAAGAAATGTATCTCATGGCACTGGAAGTAGTGCATTTGGAGCAACTCATGGTTTCTCACAAGAACTTATCTCTGATGTGGTAGAGAAGTGTCATAAATTGTTCACTATAGAGGACATCAAAACAAATGTTCCTGTCTTTTCCAATAATCATGCTCTTTCAATCTTAGAGATTATTAATGAAGTATTCAATGACATCAATGAGCATACTTTGACAGATCTACAACACAATTTTGACGACGACTTTACCGTAGCTGAACTTGGTGACTTATTTGAaagtgttacgagttcgtgtgttttgaggaaagttagtttgcaactaaactga